A window of the Blattabacterium cuenoti genome harbors these coding sequences:
- the ilvA gene encoding threonine ammonia-lyase: protein MKNKFKGYFPSYKEIIKAKNILKDIIYETPLQKNYILSEKYEANIFLKREDLQIIRSYKIRGAYNKIKSLSHTELKKGIICASAGNHAQGVAYSCNILKIQGKIYMPSTTPKQKVERVKMFGKEYVEIILIGDTFDAVSFEAMKDCKKNKKIFIHPFDDIKIIEGQATVGLEILQQSILDIDYIFIPVGGGGLASGVGSHFQEFSPKTKIIGVEPKGAPSMSSAFKEGKIVELKTIDRFIDGASVKKVGELNFNICNQTLFDIRTVHEGKVCTTILDLYNLEAIVAEPAGALSIAALDLYSDEIKGKTIVCILSGGNNDITRTEEIRERSLLYEEKKHYFIVKFPQRAGALKEFVNNILGPKDDITYFEYSKKTSKEEGPAVIGIELSDKNEFSGLLGRMKKHKVHFQYLNKNPDLFRVLI, encoded by the coding sequence TTGAAAAATAAATTTAAAGGATATTTTCCTTCTTACAAAGAAATAATTAAAGCTAAAAATATATTAAAAGATATCATTTATGAAACTCCATTACAGAAAAATTATATTTTATCAGAAAAATATGAAGCGAATATTTTTCTAAAACGAGAAGATTTACAAATCATACGTTCATACAAAATTAGAGGAGCTTATAATAAAATTAAAAGTTTATCTCATACAGAACTTAAAAAGGGAATTATTTGTGCCAGTGCAGGAAATCATGCACAAGGAGTCGCTTATTCTTGTAATATATTAAAAATACAGGGAAAAATCTATATGCCGAGTACCACTCCTAAACAAAAAGTGGAAAGAGTCAAAATGTTTGGAAAAGAATACGTTGAAATTATTCTTATTGGAGATACTTTTGATGCAGTCAGTTTTGAAGCGATGAAAGATTGTAAAAAAAATAAAAAAATTTTTATTCATCCTTTTGATGATATTAAAATTATTGAAGGACAAGCTACTGTTGGATTAGAAATATTACAACAATCTATTTTAGATATAGATTATATTTTTATTCCTGTTGGAGGAGGTGGATTAGCTTCTGGTGTAGGAAGTCATTTTCAAGAATTTAGTCCTAAAACTAAAATCATAGGAGTAGAACCGAAAGGAGCTCCATCTATGAGTTCTGCTTTTAAAGAAGGTAAAATTGTTGAATTAAAAACAATAGATAGATTTATTGATGGAGCTTCAGTTAAAAAAGTAGGAGAATTAAATTTTAATATATGTAATCAAACATTATTTGATATTAGAACTGTTCATGAGGGAAAAGTTTGCACAACAATTTTGGATTTGTATAATTTAGAAGCTATTGTAGCAGAACCAGCTGGGGCACTTTCAATAGCCGCTTTAGATTTATATTCTGATGAAATCAAAGGAAAAACTATTGTTTGCATTCTAAGTGGAGGAAATAATGATATTACCAGAACGGAAGAAATTAGAGAAAGATCTCTTTTGTATGAAGAAAAAAAACATTATTTTATTGTAAAATTTCCACAAAGAGCTGGTGCTTTAAAAGAATTTGTTAATAATATTTTGGGCCCAAAAGATGATATTACTTATTTTGAATATTCTAAAAAAACTTCTAAAGAAGAAGGTCCCGCAGTAATAGGAATAGAATTATCAGATAAAAACGAATTTTCTGGATTACTAGGAAGAATGAAAAAACATAAGGTTCATTTTCAATATTTAAATAAAAATCCAGATTTATTTCGTGTTCTTATATGA
- the ilvC gene encoding ketol-acid reductoisomerase, whose amino-acid sequence MKLKFGSIEETIITRDEFPLSKAREILKKETISVLGYGVQGPGQSLNLRDNGFKVIVGQRKHSLSWKKALEDGWIEGKNLFSLEEASEIGTILMYLLSDAGQISFWPTLNKYLIEGKSLYFSHGFGLTFYNQTKISPSKKIDIFLVAPKGSGTSLRRLFKQGKGINSSYAIYQDYSGNSLKKTLSIGIGIGSGYLFETNFQNEVYSDLVGERGTLMGAIQGIFAAQYQILRDKGHSPSESFNETVEELTQSLMPLVSEQGMDWMYANCSTTAQRGALDWWKKFRDATLPIFQELYDEVYSGNEAKRIIKANSNINYREKLQKELQDLRESELWKVGSMIRNLRPEKKDQN is encoded by the coding sequence AATTTGGATCTATAGAAGAAACTATCATTACAAGAGATGAATTTCCATTATCTAAAGCTAGAGAAATTTTGAAAAAAGAAACTATTTCTGTATTAGGTTATGGAGTTCAAGGCCCTGGACAATCTCTTAACTTAAGAGATAATGGATTTAAAGTGATAGTAGGACAAAGAAAACATTCTTTGTCTTGGAAAAAAGCGTTAGAAGATGGATGGATAGAAGGTAAAAATCTTTTTTCTTTGGAAGAAGCTTCTGAAATAGGAACTATACTCATGTATTTGTTATCCGATGCAGGTCAAATTTCTTTTTGGCCTACTCTTAATAAATATTTAATTGAAGGAAAATCTTTATATTTTTCACATGGATTTGGATTAACTTTTTATAATCAAACAAAAATATCACCCTCTAAAAAGATAGATATTTTTTTAGTGGCACCAAAAGGATCTGGGACCAGTTTAAGAAGACTTTTTAAACAAGGAAAAGGAATTAATTCTAGTTATGCTATTTATCAGGATTATAGTGGAAACAGTTTAAAAAAAACTTTATCAATTGGAATCGGAATTGGATCTGGATATTTATTTGAAACAAATTTTCAAAATGAAGTGTATTCTGATTTAGTAGGAGAAAGAGGAACTTTGATGGGAGCTATACAAGGAATTTTTGCGGCACAATATCAAATTTTACGAGATAAAGGACATTCTCCTTCAGAATCTTTTAACGAAACTGTAGAAGAATTAACTCAAAGTTTGATGCCTCTAGTATCAGAACAAGGAATGGATTGGATGTATGCTAATTGTTCTACTACAGCACAAAGAGGCGCTTTAGATTGGTGGAAAAAATTTAGAGATGCTACTCTTCCAATATTTCAAGAATTATATGATGAAGTTTATTCTGGTAACGAAGCAAAGAGAATTATTAAAGCTAATAGTAATATAAATTATAGAGAAAAATTACAAAAAGAATTGCAAGATCTTAGAGAAAGTGAATTATGGAAAGTAGGATCCATGATTCGTAATCTGAGACCGGAAAAAAAAGATCAAAATTAA